AGGGTATAATTGAAGGGAATAATCTGCAACCACAAACGCAAGTACAAGAACGTGTTACTGTTTTCGACCAACATTTCTATGATGGAATCCCATGCTTTGCCGATGTTTGCTTTCTCCATAAGTCAAGCTCAATCTCAAAGGTTGATTGcttggtttttaattttgatttcaaatcATTCATTGATGTCTGTTATGCTAAATATAACTGGGTTTAAGGTATATTTGTAagtaacaattattatttttgaaactgtCTCTTATCTTGGACATGACATGTTTGGATAAACTTTGAAGACAGTGAATTAAAATGTTTCCACAAGTTGTGCACTTCAGCTTTTAGAGggtgtttgttttattttgattttctttttctctcctgTGACTGTTTATTTGGAAGTTTATCCAAACTAGTGCTGATTTTCAGGTCTCAGAGATGAGTTTACTCTTGAGCAGAGCTGGCACTATTGGATGTGGAAAGGTTTTGGATACCATTGGGAGCAGCATCACAAATTTAAATGCTGGTAGTGGGTTTGCTTCTGGAGCTGCAATTAAGGGGAATGGAATTTCTATTTTGGCATTCGAGGTTGCAAACACAATTGTCAAAGGTTTTAATCTTCTGGGATCTCTATCCGCAGAAAGTGTTaggaatttaaaagaaaaggtgCTTCTTTCAGAGGGTGTGCAAAATTTAATATCAGAAGATATGAATGAACTTCTTAGGATTGTTGCAGCAGACAAGAGGTAAAATAttggttaaattaaattactaagaATGACTTCTGTACCATCTATAAACTAAGAGTTTTGGGTTTGCATCAATTTCTCTATAACTACTTGGGGAAGAAAATAAGAGGAAAAAATTGGAATAAACTTctcaaaaagataaaattaacttatggaAAAGCTAACAAAATAACATGAGAGAGAACTTTTACAAATTAGCAATGCATAACATCGTTTTAGTTTTggagaaatttatttaatcttttcttcttattttctcttCCAATGTGCTTCTGAAGATATTTATGCAAATAGACCTTAACTACTTTATTGTTTTGCATTCCCATGGCTCTGTAAAACAGAAATATGAACTGTATGTCATTTTGGATTATGTTGTCAGGAAGGAGTTGAAAGTTTTTTCTAATGAGGTGATTCGTTTTGGAAATCGTTCGAAGGATCCTCAGTGGCACAATTTAGATCGTTACTTAGAAAAGTAATACAAACTGTTCTCCTTCAATTTGTCTAGCCTTTCATTCATCATCAAAGAAATATTTAGCCTCCTTTATTCTTTGAtgtattttctttgtaaattttAGAACTAGCGGACAATTAAACACCGAAAGACTATCAAGAGACGAGGCAGAATCAATAATGCAACGATTGATGACTTTGGTTGATTTTACATTTGTGAGTGTATTCTTTGTATCACTAACTGGTAATAGTAACTTTTGAAGCTGATAGTGTAAGAAAACTTGAAAAGGAAAGAGGTCCATGGTATCACAATGACACATGTATTCTACAAGTGAAACCAATATGATGGTTATGATACCTTCTTGATTAATCTAATCTTTACTCATTTAATTTGATTGTACAAATTACGTGTTATAGAAGGAATACACTGTTACAAGTAATCGTGGAAATGTGTTATATACTACTTGTATAAATTGGTAGTTTAATAAATTACCTGAGGTGTCATATTTACTGCACCTTTTGTTATCTCTGTTCATTTTCTACCATTTTGCAGTTACTTGATCTTCTAGATTTTCTATTACTTTCCTTTGCCGAAACCAAGTTCTCTATgcatattctttttattcagctaagtatttttttctttacgtGGGTTTAGTtctaaaattggaaaaaaattgtCTGGCTGCAGAAATTGTACCATGAGTTAGATGCTTGGGATAAACTTCAACAACATTTTCAGCGTAAGTGTGAGTTGGAGAATCAAAGATGGAGTTTTTCAATGTTACCAATGGGCCATAGAATAATATTCATCTTGTCTTTGTGTGTAAcaatttttaatcttaaatcaGAAGCTCTTAAAGACTTAATTTAAAGTGAGGAACAATTGGAATTaatgttattgttgttgttgaaaatAGAGCCATCATTTTAGTCGGTGGTGAATGTGTAGAACCTTTCAGTATTTATGTAGTACCTTAGATATACTTTTGACCTTCAGTGTATGTCTCTATCATATAGGTGATGATGATCTTGCCGTCTTGAGCGCGGAAATTAAAAGCCGAAAAAAGAAGCAAATTAATCACTTAAAGAAAAAATCACTCTGGTCTAGAAATTTGGAGGAGGTAACATCAGATTTCTTCTCTGCAAAATTATGTTTATCTTGTCGCTCAATGTTGTCCTCCTTGTTTGTTTTATCCTCAATTAGATTTTCATCGTTTCCGATTCACGTATAATCAAATATACTGTAtagaaatgatttttatttatagatgtgGGTTCATCTTGTggatattataaatagagaacctgTAAAAGTTGAATATGATTCAAATCTGATGTATTACAGGTTGTGGAGAAGCTTGTAGATATTGTCCTTTTTTTGCATTTGGAGATAATCACTGTGTTTGGCAATACAGGTATGCCCTTAGATTATGTTTGCTTCACTTGATCTGTA
This Vigna angularis cultivar LongXiaoDou No.4 chromosome 4, ASM1680809v1, whole genome shotgun sequence DNA region includes the following protein-coding sequences:
- the LOC108330108 gene encoding protein PSK SIMULATOR 1 isoform X1, with amino-acid sequence MAGGSNSKRHPVNRGTDSINTQGIIEGNNLQPQTQVQERVTVFDQHFYDGIPCFADVCFLHKSSSISKVSEMSLLLSRAGTIGCGKVLDTIGSSITNLNAGSGFASGAAIKGNGISILAFEVANTIVKGFNLLGSLSAESVRNLKEKVLLSEGVQNLISEDMNELLRIVAADKRKELKVFSNEVIRFGNRSKDPQWHNLDRYLEKTSGQLNTERLSRDEAESIMQRLMTLVDFTFKLYHELDAWDKLQQHFQRKCDDDLAVLSAEIKSRKKKQINHLKKKSLWSRNLEEVVEKLVDIVLFLHLEIITVFGNTDYHEQSIGHMNNCQRLGPAGLALHYANIVLQIDTLVAKSTMPAANTKDSLYQSLPPNIKLVLRSNLPSFHVAEELSVADVRSEIKKTLRWLVRMATNTSKAHHRFGWLGQWANTRYEVNKKSGLMWIETFHHADKDKVEHYILEILLWFHRLPNNRVL
- the LOC108330108 gene encoding protein PSK SIMULATOR 1 isoform X3, translating into MAGGSNSKRHPVNRGTDSINTQGIIEGNNLQPQTQVQERVTVFDQHFYDGIPCFADVCFLHKSSSISKVSEMSLLLSRAGTIGCGKVLDTIGSSITNLNAGSGFASGAAIKGNGISILAFEVANTIVKGFNLLGSLSAESVRNLKEKVLLSEGVQNLISEDMNELLRIVAADKRKELKVFSNEVIRFGNRSKDPQWHNLDRYLEKTSGQLNTERLSRDEAESIMQRLMTLVDFTFKLYHELDAWDKLQQHFQRKCDDDLAVLSAEIKSRKKKQINHLKKKSLWSRNLEEVVEKLVDIVLFLHLEIITVFGNTDYHEQSIGHMNNCQRLGPAGLALHYANIVLQIDTLLSVADVRSEIKKTLRWLVRMATNTSKAHHRFGWLGQWANTRYEVNKKSGLMWIETFHHADKDKVEHYILEILLWFHRLPNNRVL
- the LOC108330108 gene encoding protein PSK SIMULATOR 1 isoform X4, giving the protein MAGGSNSKRHPVNRGTDSINTQGIIEGNNLQPQTQVQERVTVFDQHFYDGIPCFADVCFLHKSSSISKVSEMSLLLSRAGTIGCGKVLDTIGSSITNLNAGSGFASGAAIKGNGISILAFEVANTIVKGFNLLGSLSAESVRNLKEKVLLSEGVQNLISEDMNELLRIVAADKRKELKVFSNEVIRFGNRSKDPQWHNLDRYLEKTSGQLNTERLSRDEAESIMQRLMTLVDFTFKLYHELDAWDKLQQHFQRKCDDDLAVLSAEIKSRKKKQINHLKKKSLWSRNLEEVVEKLVDIVLFLHLEIITVFGNTDYHEQSIGHMNNCQRLGPAGLALHYANIVLQIDTLVAKSTMPAANTKDSLYQSLPPNIKLVLRSNLPSFHVAEELSVADVRSEIKKTLRWLVRMATNTSKAHHRFGWLGQWANTRT
- the LOC108330108 gene encoding protein PSK SIMULATOR 1 isoform X2; its protein translation is MAGGSNSKRHPVNRGTDSINTQGIIEGNNLQPQTQVQERVTVFDQHFYDGIPCFADVCFLHKSSSISKVSEMSLLLSRAGTIGCGKVLDTIGSSITNLNAGSGFASGAAIKGNGISILAFEVANTIVKGFNLLGSLSAESVRNLKEKVLLSEGVQNLISEDMNELLRIVAADKRKELKVFSNEVIRFGNRSKDPQWHNLDRYLEKTSGQLNTERLSRDEAESIMQRLMTLVDFTFKLYHELDAWDKLQQHFQRDDDLAVLSAEIKSRKKKQINHLKKKSLWSRNLEEVVEKLVDIVLFLHLEIITVFGNTDYHEQSIGHMNNCQRLGPAGLALHYANIVLQIDTLVAKSTMPAANTKDSLYQSLPPNIKLVLRSNLPSFHVAEELSVADVRSEIKKTLRWLVRMATNTSKAHHRFGWLGQWANTRYEVNKKSGLMWIETFHHADKDKVEHYILEILLWFHRLPNNRVL